One stretch of Penaeus vannamei isolate JL-2024 chromosome 7, ASM4276789v1, whole genome shotgun sequence DNA includes these proteins:
- the LOC138862076 gene encoding uncharacterized protein — protein MTFVGFNLDGFTTAHVKPLTWIPVAAVLVCLAALSLSCWVAKYIVLWTERKEKVSTKSDPKNRTREPAEGKADPVIYYISESAGRPWSSLFPRRSSTISINIDAPRDIYAFSTSSLEDEVFQDILEECEFHSVYNGSNSGSVQVLSSFYAYDEKVLSFGSEHSERTMHSFPQTSEESSFSQEIFV, from the exons ATGACCTTCGTTGGATTTAATTTGGATGGATTTACGACCGCTCACGTGAAGCCATTGACGTGGATCCCCGTGGCTGCCGTTCTTGTCTGTCTTGCGGCGCTTTCTCTGTCTTGTTGGGTCGCGAAATATATTGTGCTTTGGACCGAGAGGAAAGAG AAGGTCTCAACGAAGTCGGATCCGAAGAACCGAACACGTGAACCGGCCGAGGGGAAAGCCGACCCGGTGATCTACTACATCTCCGAGTCAGCTGGTCGCCCTTGGTCCTCCCTCTTCCCGCGCCGGTCGTCAACAATATCCATCAACATCGACGCACCCAGAGACATCTACGCCTTCTCGACCTCATCCTTAGAAGACGAAGTGTTTCAAGATATCCTAGAAGAGTGCGAATTCCACTCCGTGTACAATGGGAGCAACAGTGGGTCGGTGCAGGTACTGTCGTCCTTCTATGCCTACGACGAGAAAGTTCTGAGCTTCGGCAGCGAGCACAGCGAAAGAACGATGCATTCTTTTCCTCAGACGAGTGAGGAAAGCTCTTTCTCTCAAGAAATTTTCGTTTGA